The following are encoded together in the Piscinibacter lacus genome:
- a CDS encoding exopolysaccharide biosynthesis protein produces MSPASHPAAEPVPTLSDDLRRVLDRAAGAPMSVAQIVDVLKDRGFNILIIFMALPFCQPVTPPGMSTPFGLVMLLLGLRIALRQPPWLPARLMKVEVGFAALQKVIQIGLKIAGWLEKLVHPRLGGMVRPALMQRVNGLAIVISAAVFMLPLPIPLSNTFPAWGILLVALGMIEEDGAAVIAGYLVSLTGMVYIGGVFWLGAEGLSRLFG; encoded by the coding sequence ATGAGCCCTGCCTCCCACCCGGCCGCCGAGCCGGTTCCGACCCTGTCCGACGACCTGCGCCGGGTGCTGGACCGTGCGGCCGGCGCGCCGATGAGCGTCGCGCAGATCGTCGACGTGCTCAAGGACCGGGGCTTCAACATCCTGATCATCTTCATGGCCCTGCCCTTCTGCCAGCCGGTGACGCCGCCGGGCATGTCCACGCCCTTCGGCCTGGTGATGCTGCTGCTGGGTCTGCGCATCGCGCTGCGCCAGCCGCCCTGGCTGCCAGCGCGGCTGATGAAGGTGGAGGTGGGGTTTGCCGCGCTTCAGAAGGTGATCCAGATCGGCCTGAAGATCGCTGGCTGGCTGGAGAAGCTGGTCCATCCGCGCCTGGGCGGCATGGTGCGGCCGGCGCTGATGCAGCGGGTCAATGGCCTGGCCATCGTGATCAGCGCGGCGGTGTTCATGCTGCCGCTGCCGATTCCGCTGTCCAACACCTTCCCGGCCTGGGGCATCCTGCTGGTGGCGCTGGGCATGATCGAGGAGGACGGCGCGGCGGTGATCGCCGGCTACCTCGTCTCGCTGACGGGCATGGTCTACATCGGCGGCGTGTTCTGGCTGGGGGCCGAGGGCCTGAGCCGCCTGTTCGGCTGA
- a CDS encoding DUF4148 domain-containing protein: protein MTPRTATPRTARTTLKGLVASLGLLALAGAAQAAGIHGVSHDGFIDQGDHLVFVGLPQAGEAAKTRAQVGTELQAARAKPVLQDGWRQEGDSLRFVGIYPAGSASKSRMAVLDELRAWKSNPVHADGWVSLGDSVSFQGVATEFKLSAMPAETVQR from the coding sequence ATGACCCCCCGCACCGCCACCCCCCGCACTGCCCGCACCACCCTCAAGGGCCTCGTCGCCAGCCTCGGCCTGCTCGCCCTGGCCGGTGCCGCCCAGGCCGCCGGCATCCACGGCGTCAGCCACGATGGTTTCATCGACCAGGGCGATCACCTCGTCTTCGTCGGCCTGCCGCAGGCTGGCGAAGCTGCCAAGACCCGCGCCCAGGTCGGCACCGAGCTGCAAGCCGCCCGCGCCAAGCCGGTGCTGCAAGACGGCTGGCGCCAAGAAGGCGACAGCCTGCGCTTTGTCGGCATCTACCCGGCCGGCAGCGCCAGCAAGAGCCGCATGGCCGTGCTCGACGAACTGCGCGCCTGGAAGTCCAACCCCGTGCATGCGGACGGCTGGGTGAGCCTGGGCGACAGCGTGAGCTTCCAGGGCGTGGCCACCGAGTTCAAGCTGAGCGCGATGCCGGCGGAAACGGTGCAGCGTTGA